TTGCAGCCATCAGCTTTCAGCTTTCAGCTATAAAAAGATAATTTAAGCTGAAGGCTGACGGCTGATTGCTGACAGCTAATATAGAAAGAGCGAAGCTTATGGCTCCGCTTTCTCTTACATTCCGTATCTCTTTTTGAAACGCTCGACCCGTCCACCTTTTTCCACTATGCGGGACTTTGTTCCGGTGAAGAAAGGATGGCAAGCAGAACAAATTTCTACTTTAATATCTTTTTTAGTGGAAGCAGTCTCGATTACATTGCCACAAGCACAGGTAATAGTTGTTTTTTCAAATTTAGGGTGAATACCCTCTCTCATTGGTGTCACCTCTTTTCAACCTAAGATTAAGTAATTATATGATTTGGTGTAATATTGCTACCATAATGC
This region of Zhaonella formicivorans genomic DNA includes:
- the rpmE gene encoding 50S ribosomal protein L31, which gives rise to MREGIHPKFEKTTITCACGNVIETASTKKDIKVEICSACHPFFTGTKSRIVEKGGRVERFKKRYGM